In Leptospiraceae bacterium, one DNA window encodes the following:
- the add gene encoding adenosine deaminase, with translation MNTTFEEILQRIGIIDRDVSELNRLKSRLPADRPYSPSLQISFDKQINALLTERISLMELAIANPPEWLFPELQEDENKIAQNLSPKIFVGDLSVRQPAEQDVINFLRALPKTEIHLHLEACVNKSTLKEMLKKNNISVSEEEFDKKFVFNDLNGFIQLFFFIQSAVKSPEDFSYMISSLAEYLRANNIVYAEVFFAPSKFIQNGLDFDEMIESLVKKVRQIKMEDGTEIKILVDVSRSFGNANAMSNLNRVLKIKHEEVIGIGLGGPELLGPAKDYESVFKIARESGLRTVAHAGEDDGPWSIWDTVKLLQAERIGHGTSAIQDPELVKYLKEKKIPVEICLTSNVFTGKYVRKEQNHPVRYYYDQGLITSINTDDPEIFGVNLTYEYFKLYRFLDFSLEEIIDLLKKGVNATFHPNKDALWSSMESKIQNIKRQFNLTTNGKG, from the coding sequence GTGAATACAACTTTTGAAGAAATTCTACAACGAATCGGAATTATTGATAGAGATGTCAGTGAGTTAAACCGTTTAAAAAGCCGTCTTCCGGCAGATAGACCTTATTCTCCTTCTCTGCAAATTTCTTTCGATAAGCAAATAAATGCACTCTTGACCGAAAGAATTTCTCTTATGGAGCTTGCGATTGCAAACCCTCCTGAGTGGCTATTTCCTGAATTACAAGAAGACGAAAACAAGATTGCTCAAAACCTAAGTCCTAAAATTTTTGTAGGTGATTTATCTGTCCGTCAACCCGCAGAGCAAGATGTTATCAATTTTCTTAGGGCGTTGCCTAAAACAGAAATCCATCTTCATCTTGAGGCTTGTGTCAATAAATCCACACTAAAAGAAATGCTAAAGAAAAATAATATTTCTGTTTCAGAGGAAGAGTTTGATAAAAAATTTGTGTTCAATGATCTTAACGGATTTATTCAATTATTTTTCTTTATTCAAAGTGCAGTCAAAAGCCCTGAAGATTTTTCTTATATGATATCGAGTCTTGCAGAATATTTAAGAGCAAACAATATTGTTTATGCAGAAGTATTTTTTGCTCCCTCTAAGTTTATTCAAAATGGCTTAGACTTTGATGAGATGATCGAATCTCTTGTTAAAAAAGTTCGTCAAATCAAGATGGAAGACGGTACAGAAATCAAGATACTCGTGGATGTTTCAAGATCTTTCGGAAATGCAAACGCAATGAGTAATTTGAATCGTGTGCTAAAGATTAAACACGAAGAAGTGATTGGAATTGGTCTCGGTGGACCTGAGCTTCTTGGCCCGGCTAAGGACTATGAGAGCGTATTTAAGATCGCAAGAGAATCCGGTCTCAGAACTGTAGCACATGCAGGGGAAGACGATGGGCCTTGGTCTATTTGGGATACGGTCAAATTACTGCAAGCAGAAAGAATCGGACACGGTACATCTGCTATTCAAGACCCGGAGCTTGTAAAATATTTAAAAGAGAAAAAAATTCCCGTTGAGATTTGTCTTACGAGTAATGTGTTTACCGGAAAATACGTTCGTAAAGAGCAAAACCACCCTGTAAGGTACTATTACGACCAAGGATTGATTACATCTATCAATACCGATGACCCGGAAATATTCGGAGTGAACCTAACGTATGAATATTTCAAGTTGTACAGATTTTTAGATTTCTCTTTGGAAGAAATTATTGATCTTCTAAAAAAAGGTGTAAATGCAACCTTTCACCCAAACAAAGATGCTCTCTGGTCTTCAATGGAATCTAAAATACAAAATATAAAAAGACAATTCAACCTGACTACAAATGGAAAGGGTTGA